A section of the Kribbella sp. HUAS MG21 genome encodes:
- a CDS encoding sucrase ferredoxin: protein MRAGLCSTFCRELREPLPGTAVVAAGWVVVEQPGPWGAKAPTQSHLDPAFGGSFDDKCKKADVRFGLIRSPGRHADNPERAHQVFVASTTPGRSWLLGGRVADPSELDVLDLDAVARGDRTAVAASLPALAPVDEPIVLVCTNGKRDGCCAVLGRPLVAGLAERAPGRVWEANHLGGHRFAPTATYLPAGTMHGHLTVDTAVEVLAAADRGETVLTGLRGRSSWTKRGQAAEVAVRELIGELSLDALRVIGEGADTVTVQHVDGRSWSVPVTSAPADPPRPDSCGKEPFAMSILQAGTPVSGAVR, encoded by the coding sequence GCGCTGGGCTTTGCTCGACCTTCTGCCGGGAACTGCGGGAACCGCTCCCCGGCACCGCCGTCGTCGCCGCCGGCTGGGTCGTCGTCGAACAACCCGGCCCGTGGGGTGCGAAGGCGCCGACGCAGAGCCACCTCGACCCGGCGTTCGGCGGGTCCTTCGACGACAAGTGCAAGAAGGCCGACGTCCGTTTCGGGCTGATCCGCTCCCCCGGTCGGCACGCGGACAACCCAGAGCGCGCGCACCAGGTCTTCGTCGCCTCGACCACACCCGGCCGGAGCTGGCTGCTCGGCGGACGCGTCGCGGATCCGTCCGAGCTGGACGTCCTCGACCTCGACGCGGTCGCTCGAGGTGACCGTACGGCGGTTGCCGCGTCGCTGCCCGCGCTGGCGCCGGTGGACGAGCCGATCGTGCTGGTCTGTACCAACGGGAAGCGCGACGGCTGCTGCGCCGTCCTCGGCCGGCCCCTGGTGGCCGGGCTTGCGGAGCGGGCACCGGGACGGGTGTGGGAAGCCAACCATCTCGGCGGGCACCGGTTCGCGCCGACCGCGACGTACCTGCCGGCCGGGACCATGCACGGGCACCTCACCGTCGACACGGCGGTCGAGGTGCTCGCCGCGGCCGATCGCGGCGAGACGGTGCTCACCGGCCTCCGCGGCCGGTCCAGCTGGACCAAGCGCGGTCAGGCGGCCGAGGTCGCCGTACGGGAGCTCATCGGCGAGCTCTCCCTGGATGCCCTCCGTGTGATCGGCGAAGGGGCCGACACCGTCACTGTCCAGCATGTCGACGGGAGGTCGTGGTCCGTGCCGGTCACCAGCGCGCCCGCCGACCCACCCCGTCCGGACTCGTGTGGAAAGGAACCGTTCGCCATGTCGATTCTGCAAGCCGGTACCCCAGTGTCAGGTGCGGTCCGATGA